One region of Cyanobium sp. M30B3 genomic DNA includes:
- a CDS encoding DUF433 domain-containing protein has protein sequence MSRPHQLVESNPSICSGQPVFRGTRIPVAVVVEQLRAGTPRQELELDFPQLSREALDYAEIQARLPKPPGRPRKSLKLHSG, from the coding sequence GTGAGCCGCCCCCATCAGCTGGTGGAGAGCAATCCATCGATCTGCTCGGGCCAGCCGGTGTTCCGGGGCACCCGGATCCCCGTGGCCGTAGTGGTGGAACAGCTGCGCGCGGGCACGCCTCGCCAGGAGCTCGAGCTCGACTTCCCCCAGCTGAGCCGTGAGGCTCTCGACTATGCCGAGATCCAGGCCCGCCTGCCCAAGCCACCCGGCCGGCCGCGCAAAAGCCTGAAGCTGCATTCAGGCTGA
- a CDS encoding RES family NAD+ phosphorylase: protein MSEGVLRAWRLSKARYAGDLTGQGAARDGQRWNQPGQRAVYLGMTPEITVLEVLVHLNGVLSAPLALCGYDVPDTPGLIAEADPIALPAGWNAIHHGHASATFGGDWLRVGEQLGLVLPSVVVPQARNLLLNPLHPAMAQVALVHQEAFQLDQRLG from the coding sequence GTGAGCGAGGGTGTGCTTCGGGCCTGGCGGCTGAGCAAGGCCCGCTATGCCGGTGATCTCACGGGCCAGGGAGCGGCCCGCGATGGCCAGCGCTGGAACCAACCCGGTCAGCGAGCGGTGTATCTGGGGATGACACCCGAGATCACGGTGCTGGAGGTGCTGGTGCACCTCAACGGCGTGCTCAGCGCCCCGCTGGCGCTGTGTGGCTACGACGTACCCGATACGCCTGGGCTGATCGCCGAAGCCGATCCCATCGCTCTGCCTGCGGGCTGGAACGCCATCCACCATGGCCACGCCAGCGCAACGTTTGGTGGCGACTGGCTGCGGGTAGGAGAGCAGCTGGGCCTGGTGCTGCCCTCGGTGGTGGTGCCCCAGGCCCGCAACCTGCTGCTCAACCCCCTGCATCCGGCCATGGCCCAGGTGGCGCTGGTGCATCAGGAGGCCTTCCAGCTGGATCAACGGCTGGGCTGA
- a CDS encoding ABC transporter permease: MPATRVRRATSSRDPAQQWLVLEPNRIEKQYWKDLWRYRELFAILAWRDITVRYKQTVIGVAWALIRPFLTMVVFTVIFGRLANLPTEGDAPYAVLVFAGMLPWQFFSTALSSCSDSLIANSNLLTKVYFPRLIVPASAVITSFVDFLISFVILAGLMVWFQWWPSWRLLTLPLWVAVAFAASMGAGLWLASLNVQYRDFRYVVPFLVQFGLYVSPVGFSSAIVPEQWQLLYALNPMVGVIEVFRWAIIGRGAFINPLGFGLSMAIVALLLVTGIRQFRRMEKRFADVI, encoded by the coding sequence ATGCCCGCCACCCGCGTTCGCCGCGCCACCAGCTCCCGCGACCCCGCCCAGCAGTGGCTGGTGCTCGAGCCCAACCGGATCGAGAAGCAGTACTGGAAAGACCTGTGGCGCTACCGGGAGCTGTTCGCGATCCTGGCCTGGCGTGACATCACCGTTCGCTACAAGCAGACCGTCATCGGCGTGGCCTGGGCGCTGATCCGCCCGTTCCTCACCATGGTGGTGTTCACGGTGATTTTTGGGCGGCTCGCCAATCTGCCCACCGAAGGGGATGCGCCCTATGCGGTGCTGGTGTTTGCCGGGATGCTGCCCTGGCAGTTTTTCAGCACGGCGCTGAGCAGCTGCTCCGACAGCCTGATCGCCAATAGCAACCTGCTCACCAAGGTGTATTTCCCGCGGCTGATCGTGCCGGCCTCAGCAGTGATCACCAGCTTTGTGGATTTCCTGATCTCCTTTGTGATCCTGGCCGGGTTGATGGTGTGGTTCCAGTGGTGGCCCAGCTGGCGACTGCTCACGTTGCCGCTATGGGTGGCGGTGGCGTTCGCGGCGAGCATGGGCGCGGGTCTGTGGCTGGCCAGTCTGAACGTGCAATACCGCGACTTCCGCTATGTGGTGCCGTTTCTGGTGCAGTTCGGCCTCTACGTGAGCCCGGTGGGCTTCTCCAGCGCGATTGTGCCCGAACAGTGGCAGCTGCTCTACGCGCTCAACCCGATGGTGGGCGTGATCGAGGTGTTCCGCTGGGCGATCATCGGCCGGGGAGCCTTCATCAACCCGCTGGGCTTTGGGCTGTCGATGGCGATCGTGGCCCTGCTGCTGGTCACGGGCATCCGCCAGTTCCGGCGGATGGAGAAGCGCTTTGCCGATGTGATCTGA
- a CDS encoding PIN domain-containing protein → MRSIRSWRPSASGDCLPRCQRLDRFEALFAQPDLLVVDLSGAVVERATQLRATHGLRTPDALQAACCLQLGPGAVMITGDAGFQRLQAL, encoded by the coding sequence CTGAGATCGATACGGAGCTGGCGGCCGAGCGCGAGTGGTGATTGCCTTCCTCGATGCCAGCGCCTGGATCGTTTTGAGGCGTTATTTGCTCAGCCGGATCTGCTGGTTGTTGACCTGAGCGGCGCAGTCGTTGAACGGGCGACGCAGTTGCGAGCCACCCATGGACTGCGCACGCCGGATGCCTTGCAGGCGGCGTGCTGCCTGCAGCTGGGGCCTGGTGCCGTGATGATCACCGGTGATGCGGGCTTTCAACGCCTCCAGGCTTTGTAG
- a CDS encoding nucleotidyl transferase AbiEii/AbiGii toxin family protein, whose translation MLEQSEAGRRQPPTIVIHYQPLIPAPDHSSGYVRPTLRLEFGAHSTGEPHGPMPISCEAATHLAMLDFPAARPLVMDARRTFLEKAAAIRDRPLAVEVAQHKEDFWRATDADGQPINYSQVINGQLQLVPTAAAREDLEADYRAMTDSGMLRGEIPGIPELLEQQCNAIARIVS comes from the coding sequence GTGCTGGAGCAGTCCGAAGCTGGCCGCCGCCAGCCACCCACCATCGTCATCCACTACCAACCGCTGATCCCGGCGCCAGATCACAGCTCCGGGTATGTGCGGCCGACGCTGCGGCTGGAGTTCGGAGCCCACTCCACCGGCGAACCGCATGGGCCGATGCCCATCTCATGCGAAGCGGCGACCCATCTGGCGATGCTCGACTTCCCGGCCGCCAGGCCACTGGTGATGGATGCCAGGCGCACCTTCCTGGAGAAGGCCGCGGCCATCCGTGACCGGCCCCTCGCCGTTGAGGTGGCGCAGCACAAGGAGGACTTCTGGCGTGCCACGGATGCCGATGGGCAGCCGATCAACTACAGCCAGGTGATCAATGGCCAGCTGCAGCTGGTGCCGACCGCTGCTGCGAGGGAGGATCTTGAAGCGGACTACAGGGCCATGACCGACTCCGGGATGCTGCGCGGTGAGATCCCGGGCATCCCGGAGCTGCTGGAGCAGCAGTGCAATGCCATTGCCCGCATTGTCAGTTGA
- a CDS encoding nucleotidyl transferase AbiEii/AbiGii toxin family protein has product MAEAWFALSPEDQTEALAVAAAESGWPANLLEKDIWVVWALQTLGTEQQLLETLTFKGGTSLSKAYGLIDRFSEDVDLTLNIQHLWPEVDLTPAVNPSQADKRRKDADRKLKQWVREIPLPLLQVAAAATGVTLELVLEQLSWCWSSPKLAAASHPPSSSTTNR; this is encoded by the coding sequence GTGGCTGAGGCCTGGTTCGCGCTTTCCCCAGAGGACCAGACGGAAGCCCTGGCGGTGGCTGCTGCCGAATCCGGCTGGCCGGCGAACCTGCTGGAAAAGGACATCTGGGTGGTCTGGGCGCTGCAGACCCTGGGGACAGAGCAGCAGTTGCTGGAGACCCTCACCTTCAAAGGGGGCACCTCCCTCTCCAAGGCCTATGGGCTGATCGATCGCTTCTCGGAAGACGTCGATCTGACCCTCAACATCCAGCACCTCTGGCCTGAGGTTGACCTGACTCCGGCAGTCAATCCCAGCCAGGCGGACAAGCGCCGCAAGGACGCAGACAGAAAGCTCAAGCAGTGGGTCCGGGAGATCCCCCTGCCGCTGCTCCAGGTTGCTGCGGCTGCAACCGGTGTCACCCTTGAGCTGGTGCTGGAGCAGTTGAGCTGGTGCTGGAGCAGTCCGAAGCTGGCCGCCGCCAGCCACCCACCATCGTCATCCACTACCAACCGCTGA
- a CDS encoding RES family NAD+ phosphorylase, whose protein sequence is MLEAHLQPLAGAVVRITDRQGYQASERWTDSLQEQARLEALIERVKPPAPPGQHRLLTTPFRYPPLRSGSRFTAADQRELFYGARGLGTVLAERAFHALRLLEGSPLPAGKVIQREQTSFQVEIAVQRGLQLQHCLSAADLAAVTDPCSYHASQALGRQMRQLDVEAFEVPSARAPLEPPCVGCSPQQRLPAPPLICRTGRWRSAPMG, encoded by the coding sequence GTGCTTGAGGCCCATCTCCAGCCGCTGGCGGGCGCGGTGGTGCGCATCACCGACCGCCAGGGCTACCAGGCCAGCGAACGTTGGACCGATTCACTGCAGGAGCAAGCCCGGCTGGAGGCCCTGATTGAGCGGGTCAAGCCGCCTGCCCCGCCGGGGCAGCACCGGCTGCTCACCACGCCCTTTCGCTATCCGCCCTTGCGCAGCGGCTCCCGTTTCACCGCTGCCGACCAGCGGGAGCTGTTCTATGGCGCCAGGGGCCTGGGCACGGTGTTGGCCGAGCGGGCCTTCCATGCCCTGCGGCTGCTGGAAGGTTCACCGCTGCCGGCCGGCAAGGTGATCCAGCGCGAGCAAACATCGTTTCAGGTGGAGATCGCGGTGCAGCGGGGCCTGCAGCTGCAGCACTGCCTGAGCGCCGCAGACCTGGCGGCGGTGACCGATCCCTGCAGCTATCACGCCAGCCAGGCGCTGGGACGCCAGATGCGCCAGCTCGATGTGGAGGCCTTTGAGGTGCCCTCAGCCCGTGCACCGCTGGAGCCTCCCTGCGTGGGGTGCTCACCCCAGCAGCGTTTGCCAGCACCCCCTTTGATTTGCAGGACTGGGCGCTGGAGATCCGCCCCGATGGGGTGA
- a CDS encoding DUF2384 domain-containing protein → MAPAIPVPALEAAQDADLNQGFWQRAAELGALDEQQRLAAIERGWSSNWLAALRQHLHLKPADLEPLLALSEATMARRSREQAALDLVASERLDRLVEVISLAYGVFEQPSSTEAWLKAPHPLLHQASPLQHCRTAIGAGQVRRLLQALEQGAPV, encoded by the coding sequence TTGGCACCCGCGATCCCCGTCCCCGCGCTGGAAGCAGCCCAGGATGCAGACCTGAATCAAGGCTTCTGGCAACGCGCTGCCGAGCTCGGCGCCCTGGATGAGCAGCAGCGCCTGGCGGCGATTGAGCGGGGCTGGAGCAGCAACTGGCTGGCGGCCCTGCGCCAGCACCTGCACCTCAAGCCGGCAGATCTGGAGCCACTGCTGGCCCTCTCGGAGGCCACGATGGCGCGCCGCAGCCGCGAGCAGGCGGCGCTGGATCTGGTGGCTTCTGAGCGGCTGGACCGCCTGGTGGAAGTGATCAGCCTGGCCTACGGGGTGTTTGAGCAGCCATCCAGCACCGAGGCCTGGCTCAAGGCACCCCACCCGCTGCTGCATCAGGCGAGCCCACTGCAGCACTGCCGCACGGCGATCGGCGCGGGCCAGGTGCGGCGGCTGCTGCAGGCGCTGGAGCAGGGCGCACCGGTGTGA
- a CDS encoding DUF2442 domain-containing protein has translation MSATPTAKRSSGLPPPLNWLATSASPQRNSAKPNALFTLDAEVTNISGHCLWVLVDDEELALPFSEFPWFRSATIDQVLNVVRPSGPHLYWPDLDVDLSLDSIRHPDHYPLKAKV, from the coding sequence ATGTCAGCCACCCCGACGGCGAAGCGAAGTTCTGGCTTACCCCCTCCATTGAACTGGCTCGCAACATCGGCCTCTCCGCAACGAAACTCGGCCAAGCCGAACGCCTTGTTCACTTTGGACGCTGAGGTCACCAACATCTCAGGGCATTGCCTCTGGGTCCTGGTTGACGACGAAGAGCTGGCATTACCCTTTTCTGAATTTCCTTGGTTCAGATCGGCGACGATCGATCAGGTTCTGAATGTGGTTCGGCCCTCTGGTCCGCATCTTTACTGGCCCGATCTTGACGTTGATCTTTCTTTGGATTCAATCCGTCACCCCGATCATTACCCCCTCAAAGCGAAAGTCTGA
- a CDS encoding RES family NAD+ phosphorylase yields MSEGVLRAWRLSKARYAGDLTGQGAARDGQRWNQPGQRAVYLGMTPEITVLEVLVHLNGVLSAPLALCGYDVPDTPGLIAEADPIALPAGWNAIHHGHASATFGGDWLRVGEQLGLVLPSVVVPQARNLLLNPLHPAMAAVTLVHQEPFQLDQRLG; encoded by the coding sequence GTGAGCGAGGGTGTGCTTCGGGCCTGGCGGCTGAGCAAGGCCCGCTATGCCGGTGATCTCACGGGCCAGGGAGCGGCCCGCGATGGCCAGCGCTGGAACCAACCCGGTCAGCGAGCGGTGTATCTGGGGATGACACCCGAGATCACGGTGCTGGAGGTGCTGGTGCACCTCAACGGCGTGCTCAGCGCCCCGCTGGCGCTGTGTGGCTACGACGTGCCCGATACGCCTGGGCTGATCGCCGAAGCCGATCCCATCGCTCTGCCTGCGGGCTGGAACGCCATCCACCATGGCCACGCCAGCGCAACGTTTGGTGGCGACTGGCTGCGGGTAGGAGAGCAGCTGGGCCTGGTGCTGCCCTCGGTGGTGGTGCCCCAGGCCCGCAACCTGTTGCTCAATCCCCTCCACCCAGCGATGGCAGCGGTGACGCTGGTGCACCAGGAGCCCTTCCAGCTGGATCAACGGCTGGGCTGA
- a CDS encoding Uma2 family endonuclease, translated as MTLTTSPATSPTASATTLDALATLRLPPELRLTPEQFALVCAENREAVLELDAEGRLIAMTPTGSETGARNSRLEMRLLVWADQQGGWKVFGSSTGFRLPDGSVFSPDASLLRLDRWQALSPEERRGFAPLCPDLVVELASPSDEGPRGLSALRRKMAAYQANGARLGWLLIPQEQAVEVWPASGEPQRLEQAALLEAGADFPGLQLQLAEIWAG; from the coding sequence ATGACCCTCACCACCAGCCCAGCCACTTCCCCCACTGCTTCGGCAACGACCCTGGATGCGCTGGCTACGTTGCGGCTGCCGCCCGAACTGCGGCTCACGCCGGAGCAGTTTGCGCTGGTGTGTGCTGAGAACAGGGAGGCGGTGCTGGAACTCGATGCGGAAGGCCGGCTGATCGCGATGACGCCAACTGGAAGCGAAACCGGAGCGCGCAACTCCAGGCTGGAGATGCGCTTGCTCGTCTGGGCGGATCAGCAGGGTGGCTGGAAGGTGTTCGGTAGCTCCACAGGCTTCCGTCTTCCCGATGGGTCGGTCTTCAGCCCTGATGCCTCCCTGCTGCGTCTGGACCGCTGGCAGGCCCTCAGCCCAGAGGAGCGCCGTGGCTTCGCGCCGCTGTGCCCCGATCTCGTTGTGGAGCTGGCCAGCCCCAGCGATGAAGGCCCCCGCGGCCTGAGCGCCCTGCGCCGCAAGATGGCGGCTTATCAGGCCAATGGCGCTCGCCTGGGGTGGCTGCTGATTCCCCAGGAGCAGGCGGTGGAGGTGTGGCCCGCCAGCGGTGAGCCGCAGCGCCTGGAGCAGGCTGCGCTGCTGGAGGCTGGTGCGGACTTTCCGGGGCTGCAGCTGCAGCTGGCCGAGATCTGGGCGGGGTGA
- a CDS encoding DUF4351 domain-containing protein gives MASSGLVVLLEVQMHPDPGFRHRLAAQSSRFLQKHPQVGHLEVVVITPHQRINLGPTNLPRLLQALLNEVHWISLEELSQQPNLDPLLAASSQQILASRPDLKTVVLPMLVQRFPQLSEGQIMVIAGIPREEIRHTRAVQDWLAEGRQEGRQEGRQAEAASVTLRQLNRRCGTLTDATTARIQALPVDQLEALAVGEAFSAGVALLDFQGPADLAAWLAAHTFNA, from the coding sequence ATGGCGTCCTCTGGCCTGGTGGTGCTGCTGGAGGTGCAGATGCACCCCGACCCAGGCTTCCGCCACCGACTGGCGGCGCAGAGCTCTCGGTTTCTGCAGAAGCACCCGCAGGTGGGGCACCTGGAGGTGGTGGTGATCACGCCACACCAGCGGATCAACCTCGGCCCCACCAATCTGCCCAGGCTTCTGCAAGCGCTCCTGAACGAGGTGCACTGGATCAGTCTGGAGGAGCTGAGCCAGCAGCCCAACCTCGATCCCCTGCTGGCGGCCAGCAGTCAGCAGATCCTGGCCAGCCGCCCGGATCTGAAAACAGTTGTGCTGCCTATGCTGGTGCAACGGTTTCCCCAGCTGAGCGAGGGGCAGATCATGGTGATCGCCGGCATCCCCCGAGAAGAGATCCGCCACACCCGTGCCGTCCAGGACTGGCTGGCAGAGGGCCGCCAGGAAGGCCGTCAGGAAGGCCGCCAAGCAGAGGCGGCCTCTGTCACCCTCCGCCAACTCAACCGCCGCTGCGGCACCCTTACGGACGCCACCACCGCCCGGATCCAGGCCTTACCCGTGGATCAGTTGGAAGCCCTGGCCGTAGGCGAAGCCTTCTCCGCAGGAGTGGCCCTGCTCGACTTCCAGGGCCCGGCCGACCTGGCCGCCTGGCTGGCCGCCCACACATTCAACGCCTGA
- a CDS encoding DUF2887 domain-containing protein, whose product MNTDRWYYRVFQSAPDLIRSLLPGSATGAKNELSLDPSDSGDRHYRFQALEIKELSHRLDGVLWPRESTGCAETGSPEFPVVLLEVQMHLDPGFRHRLAAQSSRFLQKHPQVEHLEVVVITPHKRMSLGPTRLPRLLQALLQEVHWISLEELSQQANLDPLLNLLTLPVRPESELAASSQQILASRPDLKTVVLPMLVQRFPQFSEEQIMVIAGIPREEIRHTRAVQDWLAEGRQEGLQEGREEGREEGRQEEAASVTLRQLNRRCGTLTDATTAQIQALPVDQLEALAVGEAFSAGVALLDFQGPADLAAWLAAHTFNA is encoded by the coding sequence TTGAACACCGACCGCTGGTATTACCGCGTCTTCCAGAGCGCCCCGGATCTGATTCGCTCACTCCTGCCCGGATCAGCCACTGGCGCCAAAAACGAGCTGAGCCTCGACCCGTCCGACTCCGGCGATCGCCACTACCGCTTCCAGGCCCTGGAGATCAAAGAACTGAGCCACCGCCTCGATGGCGTGCTCTGGCCCAGGGAGAGCACCGGCTGCGCTGAAACCGGCAGCCCCGAGTTCCCGGTGGTGCTGCTGGAGGTGCAGATGCACCTCGACCCAGGCTTCCGCCACCGACTGGCGGCGCAGAGCAGTCGGTTCCTGCAGAAGCACCCGCAGGTGGAGCACCTGGAGGTGGTGGTGATCACGCCCCACAAGCGGATGAGCCTCGGCCCCACCAGGCTTCCCAGACTTCTGCAGGCGCTCCTGCAGGAGGTGCATTGGATCAGCCTGGAGGAGCTGAGCCAGCAGGCCAACCTCGACCCCCTGCTCAACCTGCTCACCTTGCCGGTGCGGCCCGAGAGCGAGCTGGCGGCCAGCAGTCAGCAGATCCTGGCCAGCCGCCCGGATCTGAAAACGGTTGTGCTGCCTATGTTGGTGCAACGGTTTCCCCAGTTCAGCGAGGAGCAGATCATGGTGATCGCCGGCATCCCCCGCGAAGAGATCCGCCACACCAGGGCGGTGCAGGACTGGCTGGCCGAAGGCCGCCAGGAAGGCCTCCAGGAGGGCCGTGAGGAAGGCCGTGAGGAAGGCCGTCAGGAAGAGGCAGCTTCTGTGACCCTCCGCCAACTCAACCGCCGCTGCGGCACCCTTACGGACGCCACCACCGCCCAGATCCAGGCCTTACCCGTGGATCAGTTGGAAGCCCTGGCCGTAGGCGAAGCCTTCTCCGCAGGAGTGGCCCTGCTCGACTTCCAGGGCCCGGCCGACCTGGCCGCCTGGCTGGCCGCCCACACATTCAACGCCTGA
- a CDS encoding type II toxin-antitoxin system HicA family toxin: protein MKVGVVIKRLEAAGWFLVATRGSHRQCKHPIRPGRVTVAGKPSDELAHGTLRSIEKQSGVPFR, encoded by the coding sequence GTGAAGGTTGGTGTGGTGATCAAGCGGCTGGAGGCGGCCGGCTGGTTCCTGGTGGCGACCCGCGGAAGCCACCGGCAGTGCAAGCATCCGATCCGGCCCGGCAGGGTTACGGTGGCGGGAAAGCCCAGTGATGAACTGGCGCACGGCACCCTGCGCAGCATTGAAAAGCAGTCTGGAGTTCCCTTTCGATGA
- a CDS encoding DUF2384 domain-containing protein, whose protein sequence is MAVLERRQDASAADAQLIAEACLRAAAEVGLSKEELGAIVGRHRTSLERSGLPPQSKEGQLGLLFLRVMRSLDALMGSDPELMRHWLEQPNHHLGEQPPSQLLASVEGLARVAAYLDAMRA, encoded by the coding sequence ATGGCCGTTCTGGAGCGGCGGCAGGACGCCTCGGCCGCTGATGCTCAACTGATCGCCGAGGCCTGCCTGCGGGCGGCTGCTGAGGTGGGCCTGTCCAAGGAGGAATTGGGCGCGATCGTGGGCCGGCACCGCACCAGCCTGGAACGCAGCGGCCTGCCGCCCCAGAGCAAGGAAGGGCAACTGGGGCTGCTGTTTCTACGGGTGATGCGCAGCCTCGATGCCCTGATGGGCTCCGATCCGGAGCTGATGCGCCACTGGCTGGAGCAGCCCAATCACCACCTGGGCGAGCAGCCACCAAGCCAGTTGCTGGCTTCGGTGGAAGGCCTGGCGCGGGTGGCGGCCTATCTCGATGCCATGCGTGCTTGA
- a CDS encoding RES family NAD+ phosphorylase, whose protein sequence is MLEAHLQPLAGAVVRITDRQGYQASERWTDSLQEQARLEALIERVKPPAPPGQHRLLTTPFRYPPLRSGSRFTAADQRELFYGARGLGTVLAERAFHALRLLEGSPLPAGKVIQREQTSFQVEIAVQRGLQLQHCLSAADLAAVTDPCSYHASQALGRQMRQLDVEAFEVPSARAPLEPPCVGVLTPAAFASTPFDLQDWALEIRPDGVTFASFGLSQVVTLLREQFLVEGRWPDPVASG, encoded by the coding sequence GTGCTTGAGGCCCATCTCCAGCCGCTGGCGGGCGCGGTGGTGCGCATCACCGACCGCCAGGGCTACCAGGCCAGCGAACGTTGGACCGATTCACTGCAGGAGCAAGCCCGGCTGGAGGCCCTGATTGAGCGGGTCAAGCCGCCTGCCCCGCCGGGGCAGCACCGGCTGCTCACCACGCCCTTTCGCTATCCGCCCTTGCGCAGCGGCTCCCGTTTCACCGCTGCCGACCAGCGGGAGCTGTTCTATGGCGCCAGGGGCCTGGGCACGGTGTTGGCCGAGCGGGCCTTCCATGCCCTGCGGCTGCTGGAAGGTTCACCGCTGCCGGCCGGCAAGGTGATCCAGCGCGAGCAAACATCGTTTCAGGTGGAGATCGCGGTGCAGCGGGGCCTGCAGCTGCAGCACTGCCTGAGCGCCGCAGACCTGGCGGCGGTGACCGATCCCTGCAGCTATCACGCCAGCCAGGCGCTGGGACGCCAGATGCGCCAGCTCGATGTGGAGGCCTTTGAGGTGCCCTCAGCCCGTGCACCGCTGGAGCCTCCCTGCGTGGGGGTGCTCACCCCAGCAGCGTTTGCCAGCACCCCCTTTGATTTGCAGGACTGGGCGCTGGAGATCCGCCCCGATGGGGTGACGTTTGCCTCGTTTGGCCTGAGCCAGGTGGTCACGCTCCTGCGGGAGCAGTTCCTGGTGGAAGGCCGCTGGCCTGATCCTGTAGCGAGTGGATAA
- a CDS encoding DUF4351 domain-containing protein, giving the protein MWFGPLVRIFTGPILTLIFLWIQSVTPIITPSKRKSDLRCRCTPTQASTTACQRRPTARSTAGRHQSADPGQPPGSEHEQTMVIAGIPMEELRHTRAAQNWLAAGRQEGEALGEAKMTLRLLNRRCGPLNEPTTAQIQALPVDQLEALAVGEAFSAGVALLDFQGSADLAAWLAAHTFNA; this is encoded by the coding sequence ATGTGGTTCGGCCCTCTGGTCCGCATCTTTACTGGCCCGATCTTGACGTTGATCTTTCTTTGGATTCAATCCGTCACCCCGATCATTACCCCCTCAAAGCGAAAGTCTGACTTGAGGTGCAGATGCACCCCGACCCAGGCTTCCACCACCGCCTGTCAGCGCAGACCTACCGCTCGATCCACTGCTGGCCGCCACCAGTCAGCAGATCCTGGCCAGCCGCCCGGATCTGAACACGAGCAAACCATGGTGATCGCTGGCATTCCAATGGAAGAGCTGCGCCACACCCGTGCGGCACAGAACTGGCTCGCAGCAGGGCGCCAGGAAGGCGAAGCCCTCGGCGAAGCCAAGATGACCCTCCGCCTCCTCAACCGCCGCTGCGGCCCCCTCAACGAGCCCACCACCGCCCAGATCCAGGCCTTACCAGTGGATCAGTTGGAAGCCCTGGCCGTAGGCGAAGCCTTCTCCGCAGGAGTGGCCCTGCTCGACTTCCAGGGCTCGGCCGACCTGGCCGCCTGGCTGGCCGCCCACACATTCAACGCCTGA
- the lexA gene encoding transcriptional repressor LexA, whose product MPASQPQQPLTPAQQELYDWLESYIGEHRHSPSIRQMMEAMGLRSPAPIQSRLRHLQQKGWLTWKEGQARTLQLLGEAAAAFGRAGAGGGTPAIPVLGAVAAGGLVETFDDVQESLDLAPLLATRGLFALTVNGDSMVEAHIADGDVVLMEPVNDPARLRDGTIVSALVAGSGTTLKHFQRRGDTVILEAANPSYAPIALPAEQVQVQGKLVAVWRQV is encoded by the coding sequence ATGCCCGCCAGCCAGCCCCAGCAGCCGCTTACCCCAGCCCAGCAGGAGCTGTACGACTGGCTGGAGAGCTACATCGGCGAACACCGCCACAGCCCCTCGATCCGCCAGATGATGGAGGCGATGGGGCTGCGCTCACCGGCGCCGATCCAGAGCCGGCTGCGCCACCTGCAGCAGAAGGGCTGGCTCACCTGGAAGGAGGGCCAGGCCCGCACCCTGCAGCTGCTGGGTGAGGCGGCGGCGGCCTTCGGCAGGGCGGGCGCGGGTGGCGGCACCCCGGCGATCCCGGTGCTGGGGGCGGTGGCGGCCGGCGGCCTCGTGGAGACGTTCGACGACGTGCAGGAGAGCCTCGATCTGGCGCCGCTGCTGGCCACCCGCGGGCTGTTCGCCCTCACCGTGAACGGCGACTCGATGGTGGAGGCCCACATCGCCGACGGCGACGTGGTGCTGATGGAGCCGGTGAACGACCCGGCACGGTTGCGCGACGGCACGATCGTGAGCGCCCTGGTAGCGGGCAGCGGCACCACCCTCAAGCACTTCCAGCGCCGTGGCGACACGGTGATCCTGGAGGCGGCCAACCCGAGCTACGCGCCGATCGCGCTGCCGGCCGAGCAGGTGCAGGTGCAGGGCAAGCTCGTGGCGGTATGGCGCCAGGTGTGA
- a CDS encoding type II toxin-antitoxin system HicB family antitoxin codes for MTKTYAVVIEPAGTGFSAYVPDLPGCVAAASSREAVLDEIRAAIQFHLEGLASDGFVAPASSSSVEMVSV; via the coding sequence ATGACCAAGACTTACGCCGTGGTGATTGAACCGGCTGGCACCGGATTTTCGGCCTATGTGCCCGACCTGCCGGGTTGTGTGGCCGCTGCCTCCAGCCGCGAGGCCGTGTTGGACGAGATTCGAGCCGCCATCCAGTTCCACCTGGAGGGCCTGGCCAGTGATGGCTTCGTGGCTCCGGCCTCCAGCAGTTCGGTGGAGATGGTGAGCGTGTAG